One Argiope bruennichi chromosome 5, qqArgBrue1.1, whole genome shotgun sequence DNA segment encodes these proteins:
- the LOC129968434 gene encoding uncharacterized protein LOC129968434, protein MRSGDLLVEINTKKQAQQIIKLKALADIPVSVNSHTSLNFSKGVITCGELFNVSLEEISHELRPQGVTQVRQITIRREGQILPTKHYILTFHSPNIPEYIYAGYIKLPVRPYIPNPLRCYQCQRYGHSKVNCRGTLTCARCAEKGHDSQQCTAKEKCVNCGGDHPSYARSCPRWNLEKQVTSLKIKENLSHPEARRRVQTQTPTPGVSYASVVQKSFCINCSCENCMKQTTKTKPPAKTSESDSENSVKSLPESPKPDLSTSKKIRKKKTSVLTDIKTRKTWSFT, encoded by the coding sequence ATGCGATCTGGTGATCTGCTAGTGGAAATAAACACCAAAAAACAAGCACAACAAATTATCAAACTCAAAGCTCTTGCAGATATTCCGGTTTCCGTGAATTCACATACATCTCTAAATTTCTCCAAAGGTGTTATTACCTGCGGAGAACTATTCAATGTGTCTTTAGAAGAAATATCCCATGAATTGAGACCACAAGGAGTGACGCAAGTTCGCCAGATTACAATTCGGCGAGAAGGTCAAATACTCCCAACTAAACACTATATACTTACATTTCACAGTCCTAATataccagaatatatatatgcgGGCTATATAAAATTACCAGTTCGACCGTACATTCCGAATCCATTAAGATGTTATCAGTGCCAGCGATATGGTCATTCCAAAGtaaattgccgcgggacactaaCTTGTGCCCGTTGTGCTGAAAAAGGGCATGACAGCCAGCAGTGCACCGCAaaagaaaagtgcgtgaactgcggtgGTGATCACCCTTCATATGCTCGATCTTGCCCACGCTGGAACTTGGAAAAACAAgtgacatcattaaaaataaaagaaaatttatcacaCCCCGAAGCCAGGCGTAGGGTCCAAACTCAAACTCCTACTCCTGGTGTAAGTTATGCTTCCGTTGTCCAAAAATCGTTTTGCATAAATTGTTCCTGTGAGAACTGTATGAAGCAGACTACAAAGACAAAACCTCCTGCAAAAACTTCTGAATCTGATTCTGAGAATTCTGTTAAAAGCCTTCCAGAATCTCCTAAACCTGACCTGTCAACATcgaaaaaaattcggaaaaaaaaaacctcagtcCTCACTGACATTAAAACTCGCAAAACGTGGTCTTTCACATAA